One Spea bombifrons isolate aSpeBom1 chromosome 1, aSpeBom1.2.pri, whole genome shotgun sequence DNA window includes the following coding sequences:
- the NDUFB6 gene encoding NADH dehydrogenase [ubiquinone] 1 beta subcomplex subunit 6 produces the protein MSGYSPDEKLRLEQLRALRRRWLKDQELSAREPVLPHTKKGPIERFWGNFLQQRSLWRIYTFKTYNAGVFALTKLLIPAWVIHYYVKYHIMEKPYGIVNLKPRVFPGDVILETGEVIPPLEETHNEHH, from the exons ATGTCGGGATATTCTCCGGACGAGAAGCTCCGTTTGGAGCAACTGCGGGCTCTTAGGAGGCGCTGGCTGAAGGACCAGGAACTCAGTGCCCGGGAGCCCGTCCTGCCACATACCAAGAAGGGACCTATAGAGCGATTCTGGGGCAATTTCCTGCAACAGAGGAGCCTGTGGAGGATCTAC ACATTCAAAACCTATAATGCCGGTGTTTTCGCCTTGACAAAACTGCTGATCCCAGCCTGGGTTATTCATTACTACGTCAAGTACCATATTATG GAAAAGCCCTATGGAATTGTGAATTTGAAACCACGAGTTTTCCCA ggtgatGTCATTCTAGAGACTGGAGAAGTTATTCCTCCGCTGGAGGAGACGCACAATGAACATCATTGA